From Triticum urartu cultivar G1812 chromosome 2, Tu2.1, whole genome shotgun sequence, a single genomic window includes:
- the LOC125535955 gene encoding UDP-glucosyltransferase UGT13248-like isoform X1, producing the protein MNAVNMETTGTTGSILGHGAGDGPSVLLLPFPGAQGHTNPILQFGRRLAYHGLRPTLVVTRYVLSTTSPPGAPFRVAAISDGFDAGGMASCPDYAEYFPRLEAVGSETLRELLLSEACAGRPVRVLVYDPHLAWALRVAWAAGVATAAFFSQPCAVDIVYGELWAGRLALPATDGHALLARGALGVELGPEDMPPFAVAPESQPVLTKTSIGQFDGLEDADDVLVNSFHDIEPKEAEYMELTWRANMIGPTLPSYYLDDNRLPSNKSYGFNLFSEGASCMDWLDKHSISSVVLVSYGTVSNYDATQLEELGSGLCNSGKPFVWVVRSNEAHKLSEELKEKCENSGLIVAWCTQLEVLSHKAIGCFVTHCGWNSTLEAIVSGVPLVGIPHWADQPTISKYVETVWGMGVRVRKGDNGWLKRMEVERCIREVMDGDRKDEYKRNAAKWMQKAKDAMQEGGSSDKHIADFAAKYTST; encoded by the exons ATGAACGCTGTCAACATGGAGACCACGGGCACCACTGGCTCAATCCTCGGCCATGGAGCAGGTGACGGCCCGAGCGTCCTCCTTCTCCCGTTCCCGGGGGCGCAGGGCCACACAAACCCGATACTCCAGTTCGGCCGCCGCCTCGCGTACCACGGTCTCCGCCCCACCCTCGTCGTCACCCGGTACGTGCTCTCCACCACCTCGCCCCCTGGCGCGCCGTTCCGCGTGGCCGCCATCTCGGACGGCTTCGACGCTGGTGGCATGGCGTCGTGCCCCGACTACGCAGAGTACTTCCCGCGACTGGAGGCCGTCGGGTCCGAGACGCTGCGGGAGCTCCTCCTGTCGGAGGCGTGCGCTGGGCGGCCAGTGCGCGTGCTGGTTTACGACCCTCATCTTGCGTGGGCGCTGCGGGTGGCGTGGGCGGCCGGCGTGGCcaccgcggccttcttctcccaGCCGTGCGCAGTGGACATCGTGTATGGGGAGCTCTGGGCGGGGCGACTGGCGCTGCCGGCGACGGACGGGCATGCGCTGCTCGCGAGAGGAGCGCTGGGCGTGGAGCTTGGGCCGGAGGACATGCCGCCGTTCGCGGTCGCACCGGAGTCGCAGCCGGTGCTCACAAAGACGTCGATTGGGCAGTTCGACGGGCTGGAGGACGCCGACGACGTGCTCGTCAACTCTTTCCACGACATCGAGCCAAAG GAGGCAGAGTACATGGAGTTAACATGGAGAGCGAATATGATAGGTCCAACTTTGCCATCATACTATCTTGATGATAATCGCCTACCATCCAACAAGTCTTATGGTTTCAACTTGTTCAGTGAGGGTGCATCCTGTATGGATTGGTTAGACAAGCATAGCATTTCCTCCGTTGTGCTTGTATCCTATGGTACTGTCTCTAACTACGATGCAACCCAATTGGAGGAGCTTGGCAGTGGACTATGCAATTCTGGCAAACCTTTTGTTTGGGTTGTCAGATCCAATGAGGCACACAAGTTATCTGAAGAACTCAAGGAGAAATGTGAGAACAGTGGATTAATTGTTGCGTGGTGCACCCAACTAGAAGTTTTGTCACACAAGGCTATCG GTTGTTTTGTTACCCACTGCGGATGGAACTCGACATTGGAGGCAATTGTTAGTGGTGTTCCTCTTGTGGGAATCCCACATTGGGCTGACCAACCCACCATCTCAAAGTATGTGGAGACTGTGTGGGGCATGGGTGTGCGAGTGCGGAAGGGCGATAACGGATGGCTAAAGAGGATGGAGGTCGAGAGGTGCATTAGAGAGGTGATGGACGGAGATAGAAAGGATGAGTACAAAAGAAATGCTGCAAAGTGGATGCAAAAGGCCAAGGATGCAATGCAGGAAGGAGGAAGCTCAGATAAGCATATTGCTGACTTTGCTGCGAAGTATACTTCAACTTGA
- the LOC125535955 gene encoding UDP-glucosyltransferase UGT13248-like isoform X2, giving the protein MNAVNMETTGTTGSILGHGAGDGPSVLLLPFPGAQGHTNPILQFGRRLAYHGLRPTLVVTRYVLSTTSPPGAPFRVAAISDGFDAGGMASCPDYAEYFPRLEAVGSETLRELLLSEACAGRPVRVLVYDPHLAWALRVAWAAGVATAAFFSQPCAVDIVYGELWAGRLALPATDGHALLARGALGVELGPEDMPPFAVAPESQPVLTKTSIGQFDGLEDADDVLVNSFHDIEPKMLEN; this is encoded by the exons ATGAACGCTGTCAACATGGAGACCACGGGCACCACTGGCTCAATCCTCGGCCATGGAGCAGGTGACGGCCCGAGCGTCCTCCTTCTCCCGTTCCCGGGGGCGCAGGGCCACACAAACCCGATACTCCAGTTCGGCCGCCGCCTCGCGTACCACGGTCTCCGCCCCACCCTCGTCGTCACCCGGTACGTGCTCTCCACCACCTCGCCCCCTGGCGCGCCGTTCCGCGTGGCCGCCATCTCGGACGGCTTCGACGCTGGTGGCATGGCGTCGTGCCCCGACTACGCAGAGTACTTCCCGCGACTGGAGGCCGTCGGGTCCGAGACGCTGCGGGAGCTCCTCCTGTCGGAGGCGTGCGCTGGGCGGCCAGTGCGCGTGCTGGTTTACGACCCTCATCTTGCGTGGGCGCTGCGGGTGGCGTGGGCGGCCGGCGTGGCcaccgcggccttcttctcccaGCCGTGCGCAGTGGACATCGTGTATGGGGAGCTCTGGGCGGGGCGACTGGCGCTGCCGGCGACGGACGGGCATGCGCTGCTCGCGAGAGGAGCGCTGGGCGTGGAGCTTGGGCCGGAGGACATGCCGCCGTTCGCGGTCGCACCGGAGTCGCAGCCGGTGCTCACAAAGACGTCGATTGGGCAGTTCGACGGGCTGGAGGACGCCGACGACGTGCTCGTCAACTCTTTCCACGACATCGAGCCAAAG ATGCTGGAAAACTAG